From one Bdellovibrionales bacterium CG10_big_fil_rev_8_21_14_0_10_45_34 genomic stretch:
- a CDS encoding acetyl-CoA C-acyltransferase: MLFHQVRSSMYVLDAKRIPFCKSFSQYTGVSNQTLMTHTLNTLVSSAKLQNERIGDVALGGVMMSPADWNLARECVLGTELSADTPAYNVQRACGTSVETAWQLSLKIRQGQISSAIAGGVDTNSDFQATFPKSFTKKMLQVQGAKTLGARIAAFSKIGLADLKPQFPGVVEPRTGLTMGQHTELMVKEWNVGRQEQDQLSYESHIKGARAYKEGFYDDLVTEFMGIQKDLILRGDTTLEKLASLKPAFDKSGKGTLTAGNSTALTDGASAILLGNMEFAKSKKLEPWAELVDFEVAAVNFVGGAGLLIAPAIAVSRMLQRANRSLQDFDYYEIHEAFAGQVLCTLKAWEDPEYCRVTLGRDKPMGSIDRDKMNVKGGSVAIGHPFAATGARIIGSLAKALRGNPNKYGLISVCTAGGMGITAIVKGV, from the coding sequence ATGCTATTCCATCAAGTGAGGTCATCTATGTATGTTTTAGACGCGAAGCGAATTCCATTTTGCAAATCATTTTCTCAGTACACCGGCGTTTCAAATCAAACACTCATGACTCACACATTAAACACACTAGTTAGCTCGGCGAAGCTTCAGAATGAGAGAATTGGTGATGTGGCATTGGGCGGGGTGATGATGTCACCAGCCGATTGGAATCTAGCAAGAGAATGCGTGCTCGGAACAGAACTTTCTGCAGACACACCAGCTTACAACGTTCAAAGGGCCTGTGGCACGAGTGTCGAAACGGCATGGCAACTTTCGCTAAAAATTCGCCAAGGACAAATATCTAGCGCCATCGCAGGTGGAGTTGATACCAACAGTGACTTCCAAGCTACCTTTCCAAAAAGTTTTACAAAGAAGATGCTCCAAGTTCAGGGCGCAAAAACATTGGGCGCAAGAATTGCCGCCTTCTCAAAAATAGGATTAGCCGATCTAAAGCCACAGTTCCCTGGGGTCGTCGAGCCGCGAACCGGTTTAACAATGGGGCAACACACTGAGCTCATGGTAAAAGAATGGAACGTCGGGCGCCAAGAGCAAGATCAACTCAGCTATGAAAGCCATATAAAAGGGGCAAGAGCCTACAAAGAAGGCTTCTATGATGACCTAGTTACAGAGTTTATGGGAATTCAAAAAGATCTGATTCTACGAGGCGACACGACTCTTGAAAAACTTGCTTCCTTAAAACCGGCCTTTGATAAGTCTGGCAAAGGAACGCTTACCGCCGGTAACAGCACCGCTCTAACAGACGGAGCTTCTGCCATCTTACTTGGAAACATGGAGTTTGCGAAGTCCAAGAAGCTCGAGCCATGGGCCGAGTTAGTCGATTTCGAAGTTGCAGCTGTAAATTTTGTTGGAGGTGCCGGGTTATTGATCGCTCCAGCTATAGCCGTCAGTCGCATGCTCCAAAGAGCTAACCGCTCACTTCAAGATTTTGACTACTACGAAATTCACGAAGCTTTTGCCGGACAAGTTCTTTGCACATTAAAAGCCTGGGAAGATCCAGAATATTGCCGAGTCACATTAGGTAGAGACAAACCTATGGGCTCCATTGATCGCGATAAGATGAATGTGAAGGGCGGAAGTGTTGCCATTGGGCATCCTTTCGCTGCCACCGGCGCAAGAATCATCGGAAGCTTAGCAAAGGCCTTAAGAGGCAATCCCAATAAATATGGCCTCATTTCGGTGTGCACGGCAGGCGGGATGGGAATTACAGCTATCGTGAAGGGCGTATAA
- a CDS encoding AcrB/AcrD/AcrF family protein has protein sequence MNLPEISIRNPVFAWMIMSFLIIFGYVSFTRLGIAQNPDVDYPNVNVSIDYRGATAEVIERELIDTIEGSLVAIAGIRRMTSSAAPGGGDISLEFDLEKDIDIAVQEVQTQLARVQSRLPQDVEPPSVRKSNPNDRPILWMSVNSDSLSDMQLSELVRDRLRDQFTVISGVAEVILGGYSDPAINIEPKLDRLKNLELSIEDLRSTIQRQNLELPAGTIENEKTERQLRFLGEVTDLSDIGRLPVQKRGGSPNYRPTMMSEVTNTEYGLIDKARISRFNGRTAIGIGIRKQRGSNTVEVANRVKERAEEITKILPEGVSLSVSFDSTPFIEESVHELILTLILASLFTGIVCWFFLGNLSSTINVLLAIPTSILGSFIILNAFGFTLNTLTLLALSLAVGVVVDDAIIVLENITRRRQLGEDRVTASLKGSKEIMLAVLATTLSLVAVFLPVAFVRGLIGRFLFEFSVTISVAVLISALEALTLTPMRCSQFMGTSQRTSKFGKAIERWLESLTKSYGSALHWALGRRKIVLLFATLVLAIGGMLALYVPKELAPDVDESRLFLQLKTAPGSSLAWTDGKVKKFEEVLASKEYIDRFYVTVGGFGGGESNTAFSFVTLKEQRHRGAGGLSSKDIADELRKEISNIDGLRGFVRASSSVSFIGGGYGIELAVKGPAWEDLRQISKQLEDAIKSSGKFTDIRRDEVEGLNEVRIIPDRTVARQLGVEAIQISEILQVLYGGARVGDLSYEGKLVDVYMLLPRELRQDTTALEKMRVRNDRGELVDLSRLVKIEEGESIPRITRDNRQRAINISANPTGVTQDEAMKLIREISNDIIKTPNYTAFTGSSELFEESFRELIFTLLLGIVVSYMVLASQFNSFVDPLIALIAVPFSLIGAFIALAGMGQTLNLFSFIGIVLLVGLGLKGSILLVEVIRQLSHSDENLSWQQVIEKGSSQRLRPVLMTAFSTIAAALPGALNWGAGSETRIPMSLVIIGGIFVSTAFVLFVVPCLMSYRKKVAH, from the coding sequence ATTCGGCGCATGACCTCCTCGGCAGCGCCTGGCGGGGGAGATATAAGTTTAGAGTTCGATCTTGAAAAGGACATTGATATCGCCGTTCAAGAAGTTCAAACGCAATTGGCCAGAGTCCAGTCGCGCCTACCTCAAGACGTAGAGCCACCTTCCGTGAGAAAATCGAATCCCAATGATCGGCCGATTCTTTGGATGTCGGTGAACTCTGATTCGTTATCGGATATGCAGTTGTCGGAACTTGTCAGAGACCGATTGAGGGATCAGTTCACGGTAATATCTGGGGTGGCTGAGGTCATACTGGGTGGCTACTCCGACCCGGCGATTAACATCGAACCAAAACTGGATCGACTGAAGAATCTGGAACTGTCTATTGAAGATCTCAGAAGTACAATTCAAAGACAAAACCTCGAGCTTCCGGCGGGCACAATTGAAAACGAAAAGACAGAACGTCAATTACGCTTTTTGGGCGAGGTCACGGACCTGAGTGATATTGGTAGATTGCCCGTTCAAAAAAGAGGTGGTTCACCAAATTATCGGCCTACAATGATGTCAGAAGTGACGAATACAGAATATGGCTTGATCGACAAAGCGAGAATCTCTCGTTTCAACGGCCGAACTGCAATTGGAATTGGAATTAGGAAACAGAGAGGATCCAATACTGTTGAAGTGGCAAATAGGGTAAAGGAACGGGCAGAGGAAATTACGAAAATCTTACCCGAAGGTGTCAGTCTCTCTGTCTCGTTTGATAGTACACCCTTTATTGAAGAGTCGGTTCATGAGCTTATTCTAACTCTCATTTTGGCATCACTTTTTACTGGAATCGTCTGCTGGTTCTTTTTAGGAAACCTTTCCTCGACGATCAACGTGTTGTTGGCCATTCCCACATCAATATTGGGATCCTTCATCATTTTGAACGCGTTCGGTTTTACTTTGAACACACTTACACTGCTTGCTCTATCTCTTGCAGTTGGTGTCGTCGTCGATGATGCAATTATTGTCTTAGAAAACATCACTCGCCGCAGACAGCTCGGTGAAGATCGGGTAACGGCTTCATTGAAGGGTAGTAAAGAAATTATGCTGGCGGTACTAGCAACCACATTGAGTTTGGTAGCGGTGTTTTTACCTGTTGCCTTCGTCCGCGGCCTTATCGGCAGATTTCTGTTTGAATTTTCTGTCACAATATCCGTGGCCGTGCTTATTTCAGCTCTTGAGGCTCTCACTCTAACTCCGATGCGATGCTCACAATTCATGGGAACCAGCCAGCGAACTTCAAAGTTTGGAAAGGCGATTGAGCGGTGGCTTGAATCTTTGACGAAGAGTTACGGTAGTGCTCTTCATTGGGCGTTAGGCCGCCGCAAGATTGTACTTTTGTTTGCCACGTTAGTGCTGGCTATTGGCGGAATGTTGGCTCTCTATGTGCCTAAGGAGTTGGCGCCGGACGTTGATGAGTCGAGACTTTTTTTGCAACTAAAAACAGCTCCCGGATCTTCACTTGCTTGGACCGATGGTAAGGTAAAAAAGTTCGAAGAAGTTTTAGCAAGCAAAGAGTACATTGATCGTTTCTACGTAACTGTTGGTGGATTTGGAGGCGGTGAGAGCAATACTGCTTTTTCTTTTGTTACTCTCAAAGAACAGCGCCACAGAGGGGCTGGTGGCCTCAGCAGCAAGGACATTGCAGATGAACTTCGAAAAGAAATTTCTAACATAGACGGACTTCGAGGGTTTGTGAGGGCCTCTTCGAGTGTGTCGTTTATCGGAGGCGGATACGGGATTGAGTTAGCAGTGAAAGGGCCCGCATGGGAAGACTTACGTCAAATTTCAAAACAACTAGAAGATGCTATAAAATCGTCGGGTAAGTTTACAGATATTCGTAGAGACGAAGTCGAGGGGCTGAATGAGGTTCGAATCATTCCTGACAGGACAGTGGCGCGCCAGCTCGGAGTTGAAGCCATACAAATTAGTGAAATCTTGCAAGTACTTTACGGAGGCGCGCGCGTCGGTGATCTAAGCTACGAAGGGAAACTCGTTGACGTATATATGTTGCTACCTAGGGAGTTAAGACAAGATACAACAGCTCTTGAAAAAATGAGAGTCCGAAACGATCGTGGGGAGCTGGTTGACCTTTCACGTCTAGTTAAAATAGAAGAGGGCGAATCAATTCCTAGAATTACGAGAGATAACCGACAACGAGCGATTAACATCTCAGCAAATCCCACGGGTGTGACTCAAGATGAAGCGATGAAGCTGATTCGAGAGATTTCAAACGACATCATTAAAACACCTAACTACACAGCTTTTACTGGATCATCTGAATTATTCGAGGAGTCGTTTCGAGAGCTTATATTTACTCTACTCTTAGGTATCGTCGTGAGTTACATGGTTTTAGCGTCTCAGTTTAACAGTTTTGTCGATCCACTCATCGCTTTGATAGCCGTACCGTTTTCTTTGATTGGCGCGTTTATCGCATTGGCCGGAATGGGGCAAACCCTTAACCTTTTTAGCTTTATCGGGATCGTTTTGTTAGTTGGCTTGGGGTTAAAAGGAAGCATTTTGCTTGTCGAAGTGATCCGGCAATTGTCTCATTCTGATGAGAATTTAAGTTGGCAACAAGTTATCGAAAAAGGAAGCAGCCAGCGGTTGCGACCCGTCTTGATGACGGCGTTTTCCACGATTGCGGCTGCATTGCCAGGCGCCCTGAACTGGGGGGCTGGCAGCGAAACTCGGATACCAATGTCTCTTGTTATTATTGGTGGTATCTTTGTATCGACCGCGTTTGTTCTGTTCGTTGTTCCTTGTCTGATGTCCTATCGCAAGAAGGTCGCCCATTAA